The DNA sequence ACCCGGGCCGCGACGTCGTCCTCCTCGAGGCCGGCACCGTGGGCTGGGCGGCGTCCGGACGCAACGGCGGGTTCATGGCCGCGAGCCTGACCCACGGGTTCCGCAACGGGCTCGACCGGTTCCCCGACGAGCTGCCGCTGCTGATCGAGCTGGGCCGGCGGAACCTGGACGAGATCGAGGCCACCCTCGAGCGGTACGGCATCGACGCGGAGTTCGAGCGCACCGGCGAGCTCTCGGTCGCGGTGCAGCCGTGGCAGGTCGAGGACCTCCGCGGGGAGCCCGAGGAGGCCGCCCGCCACGGTTTGGAGCTGGAGTGGCTGGACCGCGACGCGCTGCGCGCCGAGGTCGCCTCGCCGACCTACCTGGGCGGGCTGCTCGACCGAACCGGCGTGGCCATGGTCCACCCGGCCAAACTGGCCCACGGGCTGCGGACGGCCGCGGAGTCCCTCGGCGTGCGAGTGCACGAAGGCACGCCGGCCACCGGTCTGGCCGAGGACGGCGCGGGCATGCGGGTGCGCACCCCCCTGGGGTCGGTGCGGGCCCGGCAGGTCGCGCTGGCCACCAACGCGTTCCCGCCGCTGCTGCGCCGGATCCGCAGCTACGTCGTCCCGGTGTACGACTACGCGCTCATGACCGAGCCGCTGTCGGCGGAGCAGCGGGCGGCGATCGGCTGGAAGGGGCGGCAGGGGATCGGCGACTCGGCCAACCAGTTCCACTACTACCGGCTCACGGCGCACGACCGGATCCTGTGGGGCGGCTACGACGCGGTCTACCACTTCGGCAACGGCATGGGCGGCCACCTCGACCAGCGGCCCGAGACGTTCGGCAAGCTGGCCGAGCACTTCTTCGCGACCTTCCCCCAGCTCGAGGGGCTGCGGTTCAGCCACAGCTGGGGCGGCGCGATCGACACCTGCAGCCGATTCTCCGCCTTCTGGGGCACCGCCCACAGCGGCCGGGTCGCGTACGTGGCCGGGTACACCGGGCTCGGGGTGGGGGCCACCCGGTTCGGGGCGCGGGTCATGCTCGACCTGCTGGCCGAACGCCGCAACGAGGTCACCGCGTTGGAGATGGTCCACAGCAAACCGGTGCCGTTCCCGCCGGAGCCGATGCGCTGGGCCGCCATCGAGCTGACCCGCCGGTCCATCGGCCGGGCCGACCGCAACGAGGGCCGCCGCGACCTGTGGCTGCGCACCTTGGACCGGCTCGGGCTGGGCTTCGACTCCTGAGTCGTCGGTCGACACTGTGTCAACCAGATGGCTGGTCTGCCCGCAGTCTGCGGGTGGATGGGTCGGTGCCGTCCCGTCACAATGGCAACCGTCAGCTGTGTTCTCCCGTTCTCCCGTTCCCCCGAAGGACCTCCCATGGCCAAGCACCTCACGCACTGGATCGGTGGCAAGCCGTTCGGCGGTGTCGCCGAGCGACAGGGCGACGTGTACGACCCCGCGACCGGTGAGGTGAGCGGGAAGGTCG is a window from the Actinomycetes bacterium genome containing:
- a CDS encoding FAD-dependent oxidoreductase, which translates into the protein MRALAALSAAEPKPFWLVDPAAPRPPRAPALDGDTDADLVVVGGGYSGLWTALLAKEADPGRDVVLLEAGTVGWAASGRNGGFMAASLTHGFRNGLDRFPDELPLLIELGRRNLDEIEATLERYGIDAEFERTGELSVAVQPWQVEDLRGEPEEAARHGLELEWLDRDALRAEVASPTYLGGLLDRTGVAMVHPAKLAHGLRTAAESLGVRVHEGTPATGLAEDGAGMRVRTPLGSVRARQVALATNAFPPLLRRIRSYVVPVYDYALMTEPLSAEQRAAIGWKGRQGIGDSANQFHYYRLTAHDRILWGGYDAVYHFGNGMGGHLDQRPETFGKLAEHFFATFPQLEGLRFSHSWGGAIDTCSRFSAFWGTAHSGRVAYVAGYTGLGVGATRFGARVMLDLLAERRNEVTALEMVHSKPVPFPPEPMRWAAIELTRRSIGRADRNEGRRDLWLRTLDRLGLGFDS